The Prinia subflava isolate CZ2003 ecotype Zambia chromosome 2, Cam_Psub_1.2, whole genome shotgun sequence genomic sequence tgagGGTTTAAAGAGATATTGTAAGTAAAAGGTGGATGTTACCCATACAGCAaacaaagggagaaagaaaaaaggtatgTGTTTATTGGTAGCTGCATTCAGACTGTGGCCATGTAAATGAAGGTAGTCCTTCCTCAGTGCCATTGCTACAGAACACATTTCTAATGCATAATGAACCACTTACTGTGTATGTGCTAACATGCATAGCCTTTGTGAAAAATCTCAGTGGAATTGTCCATGCTTTCCTTTATTTGCCACCATGGAGTGCTTCTCTTTTCCTAGCATTCATGAAAGCATAATTTGAGCTCCAATACGGACatattcacaaaaaaaaaaaaaaaattgcatattAGTTGTACAATGTGCAATGCACCCTTAGTTAGTTATTTTGTGTGAGTCAAGTAGTAATTTTTCCTAATTGAATTTATTATGTAACACAGCATTTATTGTACTATTTAAATGTAACACTGCAGACGTGTGTTGGTTTGGAAAGGCACATTAGTAATCCAATTAGAGCAGCAGCCATACCCACAGATTTGCTAGGCTAGCAATCAGCAGAGTATGATTTTGTTGAGATTAGCTCTGAACATTCACTGCAATGATTTGccactgaatatttttcaagttAAAGGCtagaaaaatactaaaatgtGAGAATGGTCTCATTGCTACAGCTAATTTCTATAGTCATAAATTCATCCCACACAGGCAATCAGGTTTATACTGTGCCCACATGCCTCGCTGCATGACCTTCACTGCTACTGAAGTCTTTCAGCAGCAAGGCATGACTGAAATATGGGCAAATGGTCGTAATATACTCAAATTTTCACCCACAGAAAGCTGGGGAGGAGAAAAGACTGAGGGCCAgggctgaagctgtgctgggacagcagcactaCAGCTACAGGGGCATTTCTGGGTAACCTGCGCATGGCACAGGGCAGTCCCAGACAGCTCCAGTGGCATTCCTGGCTTCCACCAGTAATTCTGGCTGCAGTCAGCACTGGTGACTCCTGAAGAACCTTTGTATGCACTGCTGTGCAATGTTGCTTCTGCAGGGAGGCAGAGTGCAGCCCTGTCCCTCGGACACTGCTGTCTGCGGCCGAGGTCACTGAGATTGCTCTGAACATCTACACGGCCCGAAGGACACCCTTTGCACTGCAAGGAAACAATGAGCCATTTGAACTGTTTCAAAATGAGAACTGTGTTTGCAGATGGGAAGAAACCAGTGAGAACCAGATGACATCTTGGTGTGACTCCAAACTTTGTCCAAGACATACACAGGGAAGACAGACCCCGAGAGGTCAAGACTCGCCAAATGCTTCAGGTTTCACAAGAAATTATTCCTTGTGACTGTTCTGCAGGGTTAACCCCTCTGGGGTTAAGAGAAGATGTCACTTGAATTTGGTCATTGTTGCTCATTAATTTTCACctaagttttaattttaatctgCAAGGTATTAGTGCAGGTGCCAGGCACTCTCCTTTGCCCATGCAGCTCACACTCATGCCATTGCTGTTCTCACTAGGGGCCAGCTCACAGAGAAGTCCTAATTCCTgcagctttctgctgctcttccctgggctCAGGCAGTGAAAGACCAATCTGGAGGACAGGGTCTGAGCTCAGGTCTGTGCTGCCTGAAGGGTCAGCAGGCAGCTCAGATGTCTTGGTCTGTGTCAGTGAAGAGTTactgctgctgttccacagGGTGGTGCAGAGGAGGCTGTATCAGGGAAGATGAACTTCTAAAACCTAAGTCAACTGTATTCTTTCAAGGCTATCCATAATTAAATTGGCAATAAACACCCCCATTTCAAGAACGTAATATAACTTCCAAGTTACCTGAAAAGAAAGTGCAATCTAGTGCAGTGTGCTTTCACTTTCCCACTCTGTTCCTCCTGTTTCATTCTGATTTCTTGTGCTTCAGTCTGTGTCCAGGTATTGCTGGTATCTGCTTTGtctgtgaaaatgaaatactGGGAGGAATTGCACTTGGTGCAACTGGTGCATGTTTGGGGGTTAATTCACGAACAGAgcaggctgccctggggaaTCCCAGCTGGACCACACTCAGTAAAAGAGGAGTTAGGTGCCCAAGCCTGGCAAGTTTGCAGAGGagttgtcattaaaaaaaaagttaaagagcACAAGGGACTAGGAAAGACTGCTCTCAAATCTCCTATGTCCTCTTGGCTTGTGCTCTCATGCACAAGGGTGATGGGTGCCCAGGTAGGGCTGGCAGGCTGAAGGGTGGAGATCTGGAGCCTGGTTTCCATGCATCCTTCAAAAATACTTCTGCTACTGAATATGAGGGAACTGTAAGAGCACCCTTCAGCAGATGCTTCCCAGGGAGACCCAGGTCAGTAACTGTGCTCTGACACTCTTATAAAATGAGCTTTGCTGAGCCAGatgggtttggggatttttacaGGACTTAGATATGACCTGGTGGTCCCTGTGGTTGACTTATGTTAGCTGCTGGGGATATGTGACCTGCAAGCAACAGGGCCATGGGTAAATAACTGGGCATGCACTTTCTATGCCTCTGAAGCCAAAGAGAAGCAGAATGGAGATTATCAAGGATCTTGGGTGTAAGTAAACATCAGATCTAAGTGAACAGAGCAGAAATCTGATGCCCAAATCCCTTGAGATGCCCAGCTCTAGGAGCTGGTCTAGCTTCCTCTGCAGTTAACAGGAACTGCAAAGGGCCCTGCAAAGGCACCCCTGTGACTAATGATACCAGAAAGACTTGGCAACGTTTCCATGATGTTACAGCAGGCTGTGTGTCTGCCTTCGCCTGAACTCAGAAAAAGTACAGAGGAGATATGTACAACTTCATTTTACTTCAGTATATTTCCCAGGCTGGAGTaaatagtttgaaaaaaaatcacaaatttaCAGTTTAAAGAGGATCCTAATCATAGTTATAATATTTATCTTTGGAAACAACTCACTGAAGAAAAACCCCTTAATTTGCCAATTTGTTACCATCAAAATAAGAGTTCTTGAGCTCACAGAATGTTGATACATTTGAACATGTTTTTATGAGCGAAATAATAAACGGGTAATTCTGCTGCGGCTTGTGGCCCTATCTGTTCAAGCTCCAAAGTCCTCCAGGACAGGGCCTGTCTGCCCTGATTTATGTAATAGTTCTAATGAGTAATAGTCCCCATGATGACAAATGCACCAAGATACAACCCTAAGAGAGGTCGGGCTGCAAAGAAAGAGCAGTGTCCCGTTCACACTTTTAATAAACAAACACATAAATCATCACAGTAGGAGATTTACCTGTGGGGGTAATCCCAAGGGGAAATACCaagttttcattcttttggttccctgcctgtgctgtttcCCTTGCATCTCTGGAAGGCACCTGCCTGAACTGGGTCTTCCAGCAGTCAGAGTCTTTTCCAGACCATGACCTGTCCCTGTACGTCCTGCCTAAGTTTATCCTTCAGTGGGCTTCCAAAGGAGCAACAAacacctcctgctgcctccttaAAGAGGATGAGTGCTCAGACAGGAAGGCACTCTGACAGAGGACCTTGAATCTCTACCACCAAGACAGCTCCTGCCTCATGAATGCTGCTCCACCCATACCACAGATCTTAAGTGTGAGTCTGTGCCAGCTGGAAATACATTACAATCatcactgctttttttctggCCAAACACATCTTGATAAAAGCTGTGACATTTACAGTGTGATACAGACCCATGTGTGATGGTTTATCTGCAGctctgatttctttttgttaggaaaaaatacattcacCGCCATAATTCAGCTGGCAGGCTCAGGTGTGCAAAGCCTCAGATTTAAAGTTGGTTTTCCAAGCTTAAATTCCAAAACATTTTGCACTGCTACAAAtttaaaggaaagcaaaaatgaTGGCTACTCCAAACCCATGCAAAATGAAGTAAGTAAATagagtaaaatatttatataaaacttcatggaaatattttcaaacatttctaatattcctagTTTGTGTTCATCAGCTTGTTCAACTTATTCAGTGACCAACCTACTACACACGGTCTTGCCTACAATTTTACAGTAAGTTTCCAGTAGAAGGCTTCTCAAAATATAAGCTTaagttttgtttcttgcttGGAATCAGCAGAAGCCTTTTTATTATCCACACAGTGTAGTAGAGAGAATTTAGAAAAATGATCCAGAGCTGTGcatgtatttttgaaagaagTTTGCAGCAAATCATCTGCATCCACTTATCATGCTAAACTACACACTCTAGACCAGGTTTGCTTTTGGCTCTTCATTGGTTTGGGCTAGCACAAGGTAAATATGGCTTAAGATGGTAGCAGCAACAGCCAAAGGCCAATTTATACTTGGTATCAACATTTTGGGGGAAGTCAGCTCCTGAGGGAACTCCAAAGCAATGCTCCTCTGTACAACCTGCACAGTCAGATTTGTGGGAAACAAGTATAGGGTTGGGACCCTCAAAGAACTGCAAGGAAATGATTTGCATGAATCTCTGCAATAATACTGCAGAAGTAAAAGATGCAAAATTACAACAATAGAGAGCCCACATTCATTTTAGTGACTTATTTCAATGAGAAAGTAACAAAGTAAGCATTTTTGTAGTGATGAAAACATTTGACCCCAGAGGTGCATACCAGACTCTCTTACACTAAACCAAGTCAGTTCTGAAGATGACAATTGCCTGTTTTCTGTTATTCAGTAGGCAGGAACAGTTTTGCACACTTCAACATGGTCCTTGATAATCCCCTGACTTTCAAGACTTAGGTGGCAGGTGGGCTTTCAGACAAGCCTGGCTAATCATTTGTAGGAGGGGAGTTCAGCCCACTCCATCCTCTGccactgaagtcagtgggatTACTGGAGTGAAGCACAGTCACCCTAAAGCTGGTGTGACGATGGTCACCTACGTGTATGTCATAGAGAGGCCTGCTACGAGGAGTGCTGAAGAGCATTGAGTACAAGGCTCAGGACCAGATCCAGACTTCAGCAAACTGTGACATACTGGTTAGCCAAAACTTACCAACCCCATGTTTGAATCTGGAGCCCAACTTGCCCGCTTTATGCCTTTTAACACAGAGTTTGGGTTCAGGCTCTGTTCTGAAGAACATGTTGGTTTTGACACCATCCTAACCGTGCGCATCATCCCTCTATGATTGCGCCAGATTCTGCATCAAAGACATCCAAGTCTCATTTAAAACTCCCTTAGGGGAAAATTGTAACATAATGGTAAAGATCTCACTGCATATTAGAGAAAACTTATAAAACCCCCAGAAAGTAAAACGCTGAACACCCAATGAATACCAAGGCTGTCTCTGAAATGTAAAACTTTCCAGTAGCTTACAGCGGTAATTCCACCCTAACcgccattttatttttatttaagaaacaaaaggaattcCAAAAACTCTACCTAGAATCACTTGTTTCTGCCAAGCGGTTGTTCATGATGGCCAGAGCCCCCACCCCCGCAGAGAAACCGTTCTGTCTCGTATTGATAGAGACATTCCTCGGGTAGCCGTTGGCTGTCTCGGACAACTGCTTCTGCAAAATGGCCAGGGAGACTTTATTGGACGCCGTGAGCTCCCTCATGGAGATCATCTCTCCAGAGAGCCTCCTGCCCTCCGTGTCACTGTCGTACTGTCCGTCAGCGTCCATGGCGACGTTGTGGCGGCGCAGGCGGGCTCCTGGGGTGATGGCGTTGCGACGGCTGAGGCGGGTACTGGATTTATGGCACTTTGGGCAACATCTGCATTCGAATTTTTTCAACACCCAGTTCAAAATTTGTTTGATTACGATTGAGATGACATTAAAAAGGGAGTATATGCAACATACCCCcattaatataaatatgaaGTTCCCGAATCTGTATAATCCCTGATGCTGGTATGCAGCCTTCTGGTTGCTTACCAAATCTCCAAAGCCGATGGTGCTGAAGGTGACAAAGCAATAATACAAGGAGTCAACATAGTTCCATCCTTCCACTGCCGTGTACATGGCGGAGGCGCAGCAGGAAAGGGCAATAGCAAAAATTCCCAGGATCAGCATCACGTGGTAAACAGACGGCTTCCAGCCCACGAGGCTGCCCACCCCGGACACAGCGGGGCCCCTTCGGAAGTTGGGAGGTAGGAGACCACTTCTTCGCAGCTGTCTCTCGTAGCACGCCTTCATGATAAATGCCAGGAGGGAGATGATGCGCTCCAAGAAGAGGTTGAAGAAGAGGATGGTCCCGGCACACCCAAAAAGGCCATAAACGATGAGGAACACCTTTCCAGCCACGGTTGCTGGTGTGGTCATTCCAAAACCTACGGTGTGGAGATAAAGGTTTTAGTGAGTAAGCTCAGGGTACATGCACCTTAACAAAGCTCCCATCTCACTGGACAAAAGATGCCTTAAGTCAGCTTAGGCCAACATAAAATCTGGTTTGGTAAAGAAGGAGGAAGGCACTACAAGTTCAATGAGATGACTGAAACTCAAAAGTGAGCAAAAAATCCTTGCAAGATGAAAGGATTAGTATCTATATTAACAGAGCAACACCACTCAATATGCAAGTGGAAGGCTTACTGAACCCAAACCTTTTCAAGGTGGGATGAGGGGAAGAGGtcatctccctgctcccacgTGTGTCAGCCATCACGACCTGATGCAAAGTTTAGGTTCTCTTACAAGCTGTAACCCGGTGTAACATTTTTGTTATGGGGGCCTGATTATACCATCCCCACTGAGAAGACGGAAGTTTTCAGGTTgtataacaggaaaaaaacccccacctcGCAAATATCgaatattgttttaaaaataacagcactTTTAAGTCTTTTCCAAATCCCAGCTGTGACTAGCCCACCTGGTATCAtcacagagggaaggaaaagccaTCACgccacagagctgcctggcagACCGGGGGCATTGAGAACTTGCAGATGGAAAATTACAGCAGGGAAAAACATTGCTTCACAGTTGAATAGAAAAATCAGAGTATACAATCTCTGGGAAGATCCAGCAACAATATTAATTCAACTCTTCTTTATACGAATTACTTATTGtaatgttatttattattataacaTTACTCATACACAAAGTTTTATAAGTAAGCAGCAATGCCTTGTAGCTAACATATGGTTAAATAACAGCAAAAGTGAACTTAAATTTGCATGCAAATAAATACAGTAAGTTTACTCCATGTTGTTTGCTGATACcagttatgaaaaaaaattacatatatttcACATCCTGTCTCAAGAAGATTCTTCTGAAACTCAGTTCTGCATGTATTGGCTTTCTTCTGCTATTCCTTCCTGTAAAAACACTTGGTGGCTCAGGTGAAAAACATATTGACAGGATTGACGTGATTGCTTCCGTCCCTAATATATAACCTACCTAATCTAAATTAAAGTTTCGTAAAAATCTCACATTCTGAAATTTCCTTGCTGTATTGTTCCACTAAAATACTGAGCAAGTAACATATTCAAGGAGGTAAATATCAACACCAGACTGTATAAACAGAAGTTGGTGAAGAAAAAGCATAAAGCATAATGAAATCATTACAGAgcataatgaaataattaaatcCAGTTTATTACCATGACACACCTTTATAAAGAGCAACAGGATAATATTGCCTATATATAATgagtaatatatatatacaatgAGATTGCTGCTTGATATCTATTCATCCATTTTAGCAATGGCTGAATTTTTCTGGGTAGTTTATCTGTGCTCCCTTCCTACTTTGTTGATAGAGAATTTCCCATTGGTTGATAGAAGAATGTAAATGCTCATGACAAGTAAACTCAGATGTATCTTTTCAGTGGCATGAAGATGCATGAAGGAAGAGGTGGTCCTACTTTCACAACAGATTTGGCAGACTCAGAAACAGCTGTGTGCCAGCAAGTCAGCCTACACCTCATCATTTGAGtaacctgatctagtgaaaggtgtctcTACCCACGTGAATAGATGACCTTtcaagtcccttccaacccaaaccattctgtgattttatgatcaAAAGCatcattgtaaaaaaaatattttgtgtaaaaGTCAGTGAAAAACTTGCAGAGTATTACAAGAAAATATTACTAAAGAGGTCATTACCGTTTGCTTTCTGGACCCACTGTCTCTCCATTTTGCAGTGTTAACAAGACCACCTTTGAGCAGATGTCACAAAGCCTGCCGTGGGCTCTGGGAAGTTCTCAGCTCCTTCTTCTCTGTGGGGTGGACCTGTTCTCTGCACTGGGCTGGCTGCTAGCAGGGGACTTCTCATTTAATGATGAATATCCAAAAGTGCCTGGTCCTCAGAAGGAGCGGGGAGCCTGTTGTGGTTGCCAGCTAGGGATACACAGCCAACTTGTTATGGAGAAGGCATCTGTTCCCCTGTGCCTTGTCAGCAAAACACTTAAACATGTGCTTCACAGCAAGCATGTGAACATCGCCATCAAAATAAATGGCGCTTTTGTCACACATACGGCTAGACACATTtattaattaggaaaaaaaaaaagagatagcAACAGTTTGGATCAAGCTGTAAATGTGCTGCAGCCTCTTAGTATTTTCTGGTGATCATTCAAGAGAGGTGgtggttttatatttttgatGCTGTGTGTTTCATCAAGATTTTCTGAAGCAAAATGCTACCAAAATTCAGCATGCAGCTAGGAAAGGTGAAAGGGCCCATCACAGCAATGAGAATGCTAATACataaaacaggcaaaaaatgATGCCAGGCAAACActgaatcatttaggttggaaaagacctttaagaccattgagtccaaccgctaccccagcactgccaagccacCACTAAAACACATCCCTTAGGTCACCAGCTGGCTGAGGGAAGCACTCATGGGCTCTCCTCTGCCAGCTAGGCTTTCCCTTGGTGTCACCCCAACCACGAGATCCTGGTCCTGGTATGTTCTGTATCTCATCTctgagctcagcccctgcccaaGGCTAGGAACACCGTGATGCCTGGATGAAGGAAGCTCATCCAGAACCGCCTCTGTTTCCAACACAGTACAAGGAAAAGCACAACAgggctttgtgtttttcatggCCCTGAGACGTATTTTACAGGTGCCTTGGGGTTGACTTTGTGTAGTTCAGATGCAGTATCTGAACCTCCCTCATGCCAATTCTGCCCCACCACTTCAGATACAAGCTCTATGGCAGCATTAAGTTCAGCTGGCTGGTATTTCTCCTCCCCAGAGAGAATTAGTAGAGATGAGCTGATAAAACCTCTCTTCAGCAGCCTCTCATGGTTAAGTGCTGGCATTTAATGAGACCCTCATCCTGGCTTGCATAACAGATTTATGGTTACAATTCTGCTCatctggatttttaaattacttaagATAGGGATGGATTCAAGAGGTAGAACAGATGGACAAACTTGTGACATATGCTTCCTGTTgctcttgctttcttttcttttacccACTTTCTTATGAGTAAGAGATGGTTGATGCCAGAACAGAAAGGAATAGCAGCTTTAGTACTTGTGAGCTCTTCACTCAAATTATTTTGGCAATTAACTTACTATATTTTGAGATTAAAGGGGGTGACAGTTTTGCAGTAAAGATGTATTTACCCAGAGATGAGATAAAGTTTTGGTCACTTCAAAAACTGAACACAAGGAAGTCacacaaaaacaacacaagaaATGCCACAAAGTGTCCCAGCCTCTTCCAGCCACTCCAGTTCTTCTTATGCAGGTGTTCTGCCATAGGACTTCACTCACACAGCAGGTCAGCACATTGGAGTGAAACAGCCCTTAGATCACCAGAGCAGCATCACCTCTATACCAATATATAACCATCATGTAGTTACATTTAAGGAAATCAAAAGAAACTAAAATGGCTGAAAGtaactttttaaacaaatggTTCCTCAGAGATAAGCAACAACAGAAACAACTATAATCAGAATGCTGCTTCCCGAGGGAAAGGAGTTCTTGCAACATAAAGTCTAAGGGATGGAGGTAACAGAACACAGACAGAGAAACAAAGGGATCCAAATTTTCATGTTGTCCTGCTTCCTGTCTTTTCTGCACTTGCTTTACTTCGTAGCTCTCCAATAGTCCTGGTTGGTCTTGACTGACTAACATAAATCATACTATACACATATATAGGAACCAAACATCCTAATCTGAATCCCATGCCTGGGTTCTGGTGCTTCCTTCCACCCTTTCCCACCTGTTAGCATTTCATCATTATTTCTCCTGAGAGTTATACCTGTGTATTTTGCAACTGCCTCTCATTTATTCTCTAGCTCCTTACCACCTAACATCCTGAAACAGTTGCCTTGGATACAGGGTCACAGCTCGGAGCTGACAAAACTGCTGCATCCAGAGCTTTTACCCAAGGAGTGGGAATACTACGAGTCAGTTCTTCCAAGCAGCTCCTCATTTTCAGACTACAAATGAAAGACCTTTCCCTTTAGCATCTTTCTCAACCCGCTTTATTAAAATATCCCCCTTTGGGCtcaaacagtaattttttttagagCTTTTCTATTGTAAAGCCTTTAATATAAAAGTTGCTGTAAAATCCCATTTGATCTTATTTAGATTACTATCTGCAAACACCTCCTGAACAGCAGTGATCTGTGTGAATTAAGACCCTTTAAGGTGGACTCGTGCTATTTCTGAATAAATGAGATACAACTGCAATTTTTAGGGCTGGCCTAACCTGTGTCAAGCACAAGCTTGCAGTCCTTGGTGACCCATGTGCTGGGGCAGATATTCCACACAGAAAATACTGAGTGACCATGCAAATAAGGACTGACTTCTGTAATTGTTCTATCTATCCATTCATCCAGGAAAGAGCACCATGATAAACCTAATGAATGGAGCTAAAAACTGCCTATGTCTCTGCTGGTGCTCCTTGTTTCACTTCCACCTGTGAAACATTAGTCAGGTGTTTGAGACAACTGCTGCTCAAAAGGAGCCACACTGGCAGGAGAGAGCCAGGAGATGATTAATTGAACTTTAAGGAGTTTCAAAGAGCTGCAGGTGATTATTATAGGCTTTCTACAGTACCAATTTTATACTATTTACACTCACTAGTGATCAGGTTATTGGTTATCCAAAGTGCTGTGATGCCTTACATCAGTGAACACCAGAAGCAATCACCCTTGGCATTTCTCTGTGGGCCATGCTTTAAAACACAGGCTAAATATTCACACATATTCATTCCTCTTTAACATAAgatggttttttaaaaagttaatagAATTGTAAGCCTAAAAGAAGACAAGCTCCCCTTaggaaaaatgagattaaatttGAAACAATTAcattaaacaataaaaaggTGAAGTAATAAATAGTTGGTAGGTGACCAGGTGCCTGTGAAAGGTACAAAAAGAGATCCAGAGGGAACAGTATTCTTCTGTAGAGTTGAATGGCAAAGATGAAGCCAACATTATTGTCAGCTGTGACTTGGGTGAGGTCAGGAgacagggctgagcaggagcaCCTTATGCcagagcagggaagcagcagggcaggcagaggtgctgggacTCTCCTGCTTCTCTGGCACCTGGTCCTTTCTGCATGTGGGCAAGGGGATTGCAACTCCCCCAGGCACCCCAGGAGAGCAGTAGGATGTCCTGAGGGGCTGCCTCATGGGAATGATGCAAGAGGCTCCTACAAGAGAGTGGTGTGATGGAAAGCGCTGCGGAGGTAaccagaggtgctggtggctgTGATGCTACGATTGAACAGAGTACTCACGTGCTCTGGAGAGGAAATTTTGTAAGGGAGGAGTGATGAAGGACCTCTTCTGCTGTAAAGAGAATTAGCAGCCAACTGAGAGATAAGAAGCTGCAGGAAAACCTGTCTCCTGAAATTCCCTGAAGATGGAATGTGAAGACTGACCCCAGACACAGAGTACTTGCATGCACCCACAGAGGTGCTGCCGTGTGGGGCTGACACCTGGCAATGTCAGGGGGTGAGGAGGGGACCCCACAACCTAAGGAGAGGTTGTCATGTGTGACACACCCAGAGCAATGTATTTAGGGTGAAGGATATGCTGGACTGAGAGGAGGAAGGGTGAGGTTTCATCTCAGAAACCTCAATTCTTACCACCTTGACGGGGTCTAAGGCACTAGGGGCGACCCCAAAGAAGCCtcaaggaaggagagaggaataACCTCCTCAAAACCTGGCCCCTCATGAATGTTtagcttctcctcacagcaggTTTCCCAAGTGCGTTTTTCCAAGCTGACACCTTCCAGCTGAGCTTTCCAAGAAAGATCTTCAGTCTCTAGTGGGTACTCAGCAGGCACATTTATCAGCTCAAGTGGCCTAACTTTTGTATATTTGAGTGATACATGGCCCTTACAAAGATAAATGCTGAGGCTTCAGCttcaccaccagcagcagtaTTCTTGCTCTTATCACTCAGCAGAAGTAGGCAAGCTGTTTTTTCTCAGCTGTACTGCATGTTGCCCTTTCTGCGTGCAGCCTGTGTGCACACCAAAGACCAACTAAACAAGTCCACTCTTGCTCACTACTACATGACATTATCCTAAAGACAAACCCCAATACATACAGAAAGAGTTCTGCTGAAGTTGCTTTGGCACAGAACCAAGCCAAGGAAGAAGCAGAACTGTCTCTAAATCAGTTTTATGGCTCCCTGGCTGGGGCCAGCTGCTCTTTATACACCTTGTACAAGCAAATGGGGACTGACTTGTGCCAAGCCACCGGTGTTGCCAGCTGAGCAGTAGCTGTGGCCCAAGGTCTTGCTAAGCAGGCCTCCCTGAAGAGGGAATACGTGGGGAGAGTCACAGGCTTGAGGCTCAAAATCTTTGGCAAGCTTATGTTCAGTTTTCTGGTTAATCCTACTGCAACAGAACATGGTTTCAAATGAGGGAGAGGGAGCTTCTCCTAAAGGGAGATGGTAGAGAATAAAGCTCTGAGAAGGATGAAAATCAGGAGTAGGAATTCAAACTACACAGATAAAAAGAAAGTCAGGAACTACAAACTGGCACTGTTCTTGCTGAATTGACTGCAAAGGGTGGGTGTGTCCTGTGGCGTGACAATCCCCCTTCTCTATGAACATACTGTTCATAAACTTTCTTTCAATACTTAAGGTTTTATTGTTCTTATAAATAATATAATCTTCTTGTCTGCTAAACTCTTGGGGCTGGTCTATGGCTTACAGTCATAAAAATCAagactgaaattattttcttcattttacgCTGCCTTTGTGGACAAATCTTCAGCAAGATGCTGCTAAACGCCCTCCTGTTTTGTCAGTTACTCTGCCCCTTGGCACAGCCAAAGGACTCTAATGGCTT encodes the following:
- the KCNK12 gene encoding potassium channel subfamily K member 12; its protein translation is MMPPRGAVGSCRRRRLAPLNEDNGRFLLLAALIAAYLSAGATVFSALESPSEAAAQLRWNRTLHNFSRIFNISLPELRAFLRSYEAAMAAGIRVDALRPRWDFPGAFYFVGTVVSTIGFGMTTPATVAGKVFLIVYGLFGCAGTILFFNLFLERIISLLAFIMKACYERQLRRSGLLPPNFRRGPAVSGVGSLVGWKPSVYHVMLILGIFAIALSCCASAMYTAVEGWNYVDSLYYCFVTFSTIGFGDLVSNQKAAYQHQGLYRFGNFIFILMGVCCIYSLFNVISIVIKQILNWVLKKFECRCCPKCHKSSTRLSRRNAITPGARLRRHNVAMDADGQYDSDTEGRRLSGEMISMRELTASNKVSLAILQKQLSETANGYPRNVSINTRQNGFSAGVGALAIMNNRLAETSDSR